The Pseudonocardia broussonetiae DNA segment TTCGCCACCCGCTCGCGCTACACCGGCGCCTCGCTGGGCTACCAGCTCGCCGGCACCGGCGCGGGGTTCGCCCCGCTCGTGTTCGCCGCGCTCTACGGCGCCACCGGCAGCGCGCTCGTCATCTCGGTGATCATCGCCGCGCTGTGCCTGCTCACCGTCGTCTGCCTGGTCCTGGCCCCGGAGACCAGCCGCCGCAGCCTGAGCGAGCCGGAGCGGACCGCCGCCTACTGAGCTGCGACCCGGCGCCCGGCCTCGACGAACACCGACCGCAGCCAGCGGTGCTCGGGGTCGGCGTCGTGGACCGGGTGCCACCACAGGGCCTCGGTGATCGGCAGGGCGTCGAACGGACAGTCCAGCACGCGGATCTCGCCGGTCCGCGCGAGCCGGTCGGCCAGGTGCCCCTGCACGAGGGCGAGCCGGTCCGTGCCCGTGACCAGCCAGGGCAGGGCCAGGAACGTCTCCGCGACGACCTGCACCCGCGGCTCGACGCCGAGCATCTCCAGCTGGCGGCTCGCGGGCGTGAACGCCGACGGCGCGTGGTAGGTGAAGACCCACGGCAGCTCGGCGAGGTCCTCCATCGTCAGCGCCTCGCCGACGCGGGTGTTCGTCGTCGAGACCAGGATCTTCCAGCCGTCGGAGTGCAGGTCGACGTGCGGCACGTCGGTGACGAACCCGTGCGGCAGCACCAGCCCGTCGACGTCGCGCAGGCTGTGCTGGGCCGACTCGATGATCGTCGAGTTGTGGTGCTCGAAGCGCAGCCGGACCTGCGGCGCGGTCGCGTCGAGGATCCGTCCGACGTGCTCGCCCAGCACGGCCATCGGGTAGTCGGAGGCGAGGACGGTGAACGTGCGGCGCGAGGTGGCCGGGTCGAACACCGCCTGGCTGGCGAAGACGCGCTCCACCCCGGCCAGCGCCAGGACCGTGCGCCGCTGCAGCGCGACCGCGAGCGGGGTGAGCTGGTAGGTGTTGCCGACGCGGGTGAGCAGCTCGTCGTCGAAGTGGCGGCGCAGCCGTCCCAGCGACGTCGACAGCGCGGGCTGGCTCAGCCCCATCCGGGCCGCCGCGCGCGTGACGCTCTGCTCGCGCAGCAGGTGGTCGAGCGAGACGAGCAGGTTGAGGTCCAGGTTCGCGAGGTTCATCGTCGGACCTCCATCGGCACCGGTGATGCCGGTCATCATGGGATTCGTCTTCTCGGGACGCAACGACCCGGCCAGTGTGGGGCGATGACGCACCCGATCACCGACCCCGCCGCCGCGCTGCGCTGGCTCGTCGACCGCGCGCACGTCTCCGACCTCCTGGTGGAGTTCGCCCGCGCGCTCGACGTCCGCGACTGGGACGCCTACGCCGCCACGTACACCGAGGACGCGGTCCTCGAGATCGGCGACCTCGCACGGCTGGAGGGCCGCGCCGCCATCCGGGCGGCGACGGCCTCGGAGCGGGGGCTCGGCGGCTACGCCGGCACCTGGCACGGGTCCTCCAACCACGCGGTCACGGTCGACGGGGACACGGCGACGAGCCGGTCCTACCTGCTCGGCGTGCACCTGCTGGGCGGCGGCTCGGCCCACCACGCCGACGGCGCCGGCTGGTACGACTGCGCGCTGCGCCGCACCGCCGACGTCGACCTGGCCGGGGGCTGGCGCTTCACGCGCGTCCGCATCACCGAGGTGTGGCACGCGGGCGAGCCGCTCCCCCACGTCGCCCCGCGCCCCTGACGCGCACGGCACCGCCGGCCCGGGGCTCCCGGACCGGCGGTGCGGCAGGCGCGCGTCAGGCGTGGACGGCGTCGGCGTCGAGGGGCTCGTGCGTGCCGCGCAGCGCCAGGAACGTCGCCACCGCCATCACCGCGGCCCCGACGCCGAGCACCGCCAGCGCCGGCTGCAGCCCGCCGACCACACCGGTCACGGCCACGATCAGCACCGGGCACAGGAACTGGCCGATGAACAGCGACCCGGTCCAGATGCCGGTGCCGCGCCCGCGCTGGGCGAACGCCAGCCGGTTCATCGTCCAGGTCAGCAGCGTGGGCAGCAGCATCCCGGTGCCGAACCCGGTGACGACCGCACCCGCGACCACCAGCGGCAGCGCCGTCGAGGAGGCGACGACGAGCAGGCCCACCGCGGTCAGCGCGAACTCGACGGGCAGCAGGACCCGCGGGCCGCGGCCCGCGGTGCGGGAGAACACGAACGCCCCGACCGCGGTGGCCACCGACATGGCCGCGGCGGCGGCGCCGATCGCGGCGGGGTCGGTGACGCCGAGACCCGACAGCACGAACGACAGCTCGACGATGAGCGCGTAGAACCAGATGCCGCCCAGGAACGTGACGGCGACCGGCCCCGCCAGCGCGCGCCACGGCACGGGCTCCAGGCGCCGGCGGACCCCCTCGACGGCCGCGGGCCGCGCCGGGCTCCACAGCGCGAACACCATCGGCACCGCGATGACGACGGCGGCCGCGTAGAGCCAGAACGGCGTGCGCCAGCCGGTGGCGCCGAGCGCGCCGCCCGCGGCGAAGAACACGGTGGCCGCCAGCGCGGTCACGATCGTCTGCAGCCCGAGGTAGCGGCTGCGCCGCGCCCCGGTCCAGTAGTCGCCGATCAGCGTCGTGCAGCAGGTCATGATCGCGGCCTCGCAGACGCCGACCCCGACCCGGCTGGCGACGATCGCGCCGAGCGTGTCGAGGTAGAGCGGCGCCGTGCCGAACACCGAGTACAGGACCATCGCGGCGATCAGCACGCGCTTGCGGTCGACGGCGTCGGCGATCACCCCGGCGAACGGGGAGATCAGGCCGATCATCAGCGCGGGCACCGTCAGGGCGACGGGCACCAGCAGCGCGACGCCGGGGGTGTCCGCGAACTCCGCGGCCATCTGCGGCAGCACCGGCGCGAGCAGCACCGTGCCGAGCACGGACATGCAGCTCCCGGCGATCAGGAGGACGAGCTGGGCGGTGCCGGCGGTGCGGGATCCGGACGGGTCGGCGGAGCGGCGGCGGGGGACGGTCTTCTCGGCCATCGAGAGTCCTCACGTGGGGGTGTGGTGCGTCCCACGATCCAAGCGACGCGGCGGGCGCCGGGGAACGCCGATCTGCCGATGCGGCGCATCACCCCCGCTGATGCGTGCAACCCCCGGCGGCACCCGTTCCGTCCTCCCGGCATGAAGCACGCACTCACCCTCGCCGCGGTCGCCCTCGCCCTCGCCGGCTGCGCCGCTCCCGCCGCGGCGACCGGCCCGGCCGCCGCCCCGCCCGGCATCTCGGCCCGCGGCGTCGGGACGGTGACCGGCACGCCCGACACCGTGACGGTGGTGCTCGGCGTCGCGACGAACGGCTCTGCCGCCGCGGCCGCGCTGGAGGACAACAACACCCGGGCCGCCGCGCTGATCGAGGTGCTGCGCGGGAGCGGGGTGGCGGCCGAGGACCTGCGCACCAGCGGCCTGTCGATCTACCCGACCTACGCCGACGGCGGCACGATCAGCGGCTACGAGGTGAGCAACCAGGTCACGGCGGTGCTGCGCGACCTCGCCGGCGCGGGCGCCCTGATCGACGCGGCGGCGCGGGCGGCCGGCGACGCCGTGCGCGTGCAGCAGATCGGCTTCTCCCTCGACGACGACGCCGAGCAGCGCGCGGCCGCCCGCGCCGACGCGGTGCGCCGGGCCGAGGCCCAGATCGCGGAGATGGCGCAGGCCGCGGGCACGTCCCCCGGCGGGCTGCTCTCGATCACCGAGATCCCGGTCGAGCCCGGGCCGCAGCCCTTCGCCGCGGCCGACGGGGCGGCCGCCCAGGAGTCGGCGGTGCCGCTGCTGCCCGGGACCCGGGACGTCACGGTCGTCGTGGAGGTGGTGCGCGCCATCGGCTGAGCCGACGGCCGCCCGCCCCGGCGGTCACGGGAGGATCTCGCCATGAGCTCCCCCCGGCACGGGCCCCGCCACCGCAGCAGCGGCGCCACCCGCACCGGCCCGCACCGGGCGCAGCCCGGGGCGCACGGGCACGGCCACGGGCACGGCCACGGACCGCCGCCGGGCGCCGACCGCCGCGTCCGCCTGGCCATCGCCGCGCTCCTCGTCCCGGCCGCGCTCGCCACGCTCGTGGGGATCGTCCTGCTGTTCCCCTACCAGCCGGCGCAGCCGCTCGAGGGCGCCGCGGCCGTGCCGCGCGTGCCCGGCACCGTCACGGCCACCGCGCAGAGCGACTGCTCCCCCGGCGAGGGCGACCGCGGCTGCGCGGCGCTCACCGTGCGCCTGGACGGCGGCCCGGCGGCGGGGTCGAGCATCGTCACGCTCGTGTCGGTCGTGCGCGGGGTCGCCCCGTTCACCACCGGCGACGCCGTCCAGCTCTCCCTCGACGGCGACCCGGGCGACCCCGGGTCCTACCAGGTCGTCGACTTCCAGCGCGGCGTCCCGCTGCTCGTGCTGGCGCTGCTGTTCGCGGCGGCCGTCGTGGCGCTGGGCCGGTTCCGCGGGGTCGCGGCGCTGGGCTCGCTGGTGCTCACCGGGGTCGTGCTCGCCGGGTTCGTGCTGCCCGCGATCCTGGCCGGGCGCGACCCGCTGCTCGTCGCGGTCGTCGGCTGCACGGCGATCATGTTCTGCACGCTCTACCTCACCCACGGCGTCTCCGCGCGCACCTCGACCGCCGTGCTCGGGACGTTCGGCAGCCTCGTGCTCATCGGCGTGCTCGGCGTCGCGTTCGCCGCCGCGGCCCGGCTCACCGGCGCCGACGAGGACACCGCGAGCCTGGCCAACAGCCTCGGCACCGCCGTCGACGGGCGCGGCCTCGTGCTGGCCGGGCTGATGATCGGCGCGCTGGGCGCGCTCGACGACGTCACCGTCACCCAGACCAGCGCCGTCTGGGAGCTGCGCGCCGCCGACCCGACCCTGCGCCCGGCCGCCCTGTTCACGTCGGCCATGCGGATCGGGCGCGACCACGTGGCGTCGGCGGTCAACACGCTCGTCCTCGCCTACGCCGGCGCCGCGCTGCCCCTGCTGCTGCTGTTCAGCGTGGCCGAGCGGGGGCTGGCGAGCACGCTGACCAGCCAGGTCATCGCCACCGAGATCGTCCGGACGCTGGTGGGCAGCATCGGGCTCGTCGCGTCGGTCCCGCTGACGACGGCGCTGGCCGTGGCCGTGTCCACGCGCGGGCGCCTGACCGCGGACACCGGGAACGTCCGGGCCGTCGACCCCCGAACCGCGGACGCCCGGTGAGCGCCCGCGCCGCCGTCGTCGACCTGTGCCGGGGGATGGTCGCGCGCGGGCTCGTCGTCGGCACCGCGGGCAACGTCTCGGTGCGCGAGGGCGACACGATCGCGGTGTCCCCCTCGGGCGTCGACTACGCGTCGCTGACGCCGGCGATGGTCGGCCTGCACGCCCTCGACGGCACCGCGCTCGACGCCCCGCTGCGCCCCACCTCCGAGCTCGCGCTGCACGTCCTGCTGCACACCCGCGACGGCGCGCGCGACGGCGAGGTCGTGCTGCACACGCACGCCGCGGCGTCGACGGCGCTGTCGACCGTCGTCGACGAGGTGCCGCTGACGCACTACTACGCCGCGTTCTTCGGCGGCGCCGTGCGCGTGGCCCCGTACGCGACGTTCGGGACGCCCGAGCTCGCCGTGCACGTGCTGGCCGCGATGGCCGGTCGCACCGCCGCGCTGATGGCCAACCACGGCGCCGTGCTCGTCGCCCCGGCCGTGGAGGGGGCGCTGGACCGGGCCGGGTACCTGGAGTACGTGTGCGACGTCGCGCTGCGCGCGCTGGGCACCGGGCTGCCGCCCCGGACCCTGGACGACGCGGAGATCGCGCGCGTGGCCCGGGCCCTCGGCACGCACGGGCAGCCGCGCTGACCGGGTGACGGCGTCTATGCTCGCGGTGATGGGGGGACACCTGTGAGCACTCCGACACCACCCGGCGTACCCGACCAGGGCGGCCCCACCGTCCTGCGCATCCTGCTGGGCACCCAGCTGCGCCGGCTGCGCGAGGCCCACGGCATCACCCGCGAGGTCGCCGGCGACGCGATCCGCGCGTCCAGCGCGAAGATCAGCCGCCTGGAGCTGGGGCGCGTCGGCTGCAAGGAGCGCGACGTCCTCGACCTCCTCACCCTCTACGGCGTCACCGACCCGGCCGAGCGCGAGGGCTACCGCGACCTCGCGACCCGCGCCAACGCCCGCGGCTGGTGGCAGCAGCACAGCGAGGTCCTGCCCAGCTGGTTCGAGATGTACCTGCGCCTGGAGCAGGCCGCGCAGGTCATCCGCGGCTTCGAGCTGCAGTTCGTGCCCGGGCTGCTGCAGACCGAGGAGTACGCGCGCACCGTCGTCCTGCTCGGGCACCGCGGCGCCCCGCCCGCCGACGTCGACCAGCGCGTGCGGCTGCGCATGGCGCG contains these protein-coding regions:
- a CDS encoding SIMPL domain-containing protein, with the translated sequence MKHALTLAAVALALAGCAAPAAATGPAAAPPGISARGVGTVTGTPDTVTVVLGVATNGSAAAAALEDNNTRAAALIEVLRGSGVAAEDLRTSGLSIYPTYADGGTISGYEVSNQVTAVLRDLAGAGALIDAAARAAGDAVRVQQIGFSLDDDAEQRAAARADAVRRAEAQIAEMAQAAGTSPGGLLSITEIPVEPGPQPFAAADGAAAQESAVPLLPGTRDVTVVVEVVRAIG
- a CDS encoding MFS transporter, whose translation is MAEKTVPRRRSADPSGSRTAGTAQLVLLIAGSCMSVLGTVLLAPVLPQMAAEFADTPGVALLVPVALTVPALMIGLISPFAGVIADAVDRKRVLIAAMVLYSVFGTAPLYLDTLGAIVASRVGVGVCEAAIMTCCTTLIGDYWTGARRSRYLGLQTIVTALAATVFFAAGGALGATGWRTPFWLYAAAVVIAVPMVFALWSPARPAAVEGVRRRLEPVPWRALAGPVAVTFLGGIWFYALIVELSFVLSGLGVTDPAAIGAAAAAMSVATAVGAFVFSRTAGRGPRVLLPVEFALTAVGLLVVASSTALPLVVAGAVVTGFGTGMLLPTLLTWTMNRLAFAQRGRGTGIWTGSLFIGQFLCPVLIVAVTGVVGGLQPALAVLGVGAAVMAVATFLALRGTHEPLDADAVHA
- a CDS encoding LysR family transcriptional regulator, which encodes MNLANLDLNLLVSLDHLLREQSVTRAAARMGLSQPALSTSLGRLRRHFDDELLTRVGNTYQLTPLAVALQRRTVLALAGVERVFASQAVFDPATSRRTFTVLASDYPMAVLGEHVGRILDATAPQVRLRFEHHNSTIIESAQHSLRDVDGLVLPHGFVTDVPHVDLHSDGWKILVSTTNTRVGEALTMEDLAELPWVFTYHAPSAFTPASRQLEMLGVEPRVQVVAETFLALPWLVTGTDRLALVQGHLADRLARTGEIRVLDCPFDALPITEALWWHPVHDADPEHRWLRSVFVEAGRRVAAQ
- a CDS encoding class II aldolase/adducin family protein, which translates into the protein MSARAAVVDLCRGMVARGLVVGTAGNVSVREGDTIAVSPSGVDYASLTPAMVGLHALDGTALDAPLRPTSELALHVLLHTRDGARDGEVVLHTHAAASTALSTVVDEVPLTHYYAAFFGGAVRVAPYATFGTPELAVHVLAAMAGRTAALMANHGAVLVAPAVEGALDRAGYLEYVCDVALRALGTGLPPRTLDDAEIARVARALGTHGQPR
- a CDS encoding nuclear transport factor 2 family protein; the protein is MTHPITDPAAALRWLVDRAHVSDLLVEFARALDVRDWDAYAATYTEDAVLEIGDLARLEGRAAIRAATASERGLGGYAGTWHGSSNHAVTVDGDTATSRSYLLGVHLLGGGSAHHADGAGWYDCALRRTADVDLAGGWRFTRVRITEVWHAGEPLPHVAPRP
- a CDS encoding YibE/F family protein, whose amino-acid sequence is MSSPRHGPRHRSSGATRTGPHRAQPGAHGHGHGHGHGPPPGADRRVRLAIAALLVPAALATLVGIVLLFPYQPAQPLEGAAAVPRVPGTVTATAQSDCSPGEGDRGCAALTVRLDGGPAAGSSIVTLVSVVRGVAPFTTGDAVQLSLDGDPGDPGSYQVVDFQRGVPLLVLALLFAAAVVALGRFRGVAALGSLVLTGVVLAGFVLPAILAGRDPLLVAVVGCTAIMFCTLYLTHGVSARTSTAVLGTFGSLVLIGVLGVAFAAAARLTGADEDTASLANSLGTAVDGRGLVLAGLMIGALGALDDVTVTQTSAVWELRAADPTLRPAALFTSAMRIGRDHVASAVNTLVLAYAGAALPLLLLFSVAERGLASTLTSQVIATEIVRTLVGSIGLVASVPLTTALAVAVSTRGRLTADTGNVRAVDPRTADAR
- a CDS encoding helix-turn-helix domain-containing protein, whose protein sequence is MSTPTPPGVPDQGGPTVLRILLGTQLRRLREAHGITREVAGDAIRASSAKISRLELGRVGCKERDVLDLLTLYGVTDPAEREGYRDLATRANARGWWQQHSEVLPSWFEMYLRLEQAAQVIRGFELQFVPGLLQTEEYARTVVLLGHRGAPPADVDQRVRLRMARQKMLREPEAPQLWAVLDEAAVSRAYGSRAVMRGQLEHLLEASRWPNVTIQLLPFNAGSHAAAGGPFSILRFAEPDLPDIVYLEQLNSAIYLDKRSEVEDYLGVWERLVVQALTPKDTRQALTDLIERLYS